The Nostoc sp. PCC 7524 nucleotide sequence TTTTAGGGTTAGCTTATGAGAAGCCGGCTTCGATACTGGATTACTTACCAGAGGATACCCTAATTGCCATTGATGAGCCAGAACAATGTCATGCTCATAGCGATCGCTGGGTGGAAAATGCGGAGGAACAATGGTCATTAGGAACTGGGGAATATGAGTTGGGTTCGCTGCAATTACCCAAAATTCATCGTTGTTTTGATGACTGTCTCGTTGATGTTACTAGATTTAAAACTTTATACCTATCAGAAATAGCCGAGGAAAATGGCGGAATTAATTTAGCTAGTCGGCCTGTACCTGTGACACCGCATCAATTTGCCAAACTCGCGGATACACTACGCCAAGAACGCGATCGCAATTTCTCGATTTGGTTACTTTCTGCTCAACCTTCCCGTTCTGTCTCCCTCTTACAAGAACACGATTGTCCAGCACAGTTTATTCCTAACCCCCGCGACTACCAAGCCATTGACAAGCTGCAAATCAATCATGTCCCTGTAGCTTTGAAATATTCGGGACTGGCGGAACTAGAAGGTTTTATTTTACCGACTTACCGCTTAGTTATCGTCACCGACCGAGAATTTTTTGGACAGCATTCCCTCGCCACACCCAGCTATATCCGCAAGCGACGCAAAGCCGCATCTAAGCAAGTTGACCCCAATAAGCTGCGTCCAGGGGATTATGTAGTTCACAAAAGTCATGGAATTGGCAAATTCGTGAAGTTAGAAAGCTTGACGATTAACGACGAAACCCGTGATTACATTGTAGTGCAGTATGCTGATGGTCTTCTAAGAGTCGCCGCCGATCAAGTAGGCTCATTATCTCGCTTTCGCAGTACCGGCGATAAAGCCCCAGAACTGCATAAAATGACGGGTAAGGCTTGGGAAAATACTAAAAACCGCGTCCGCAAGGCCATTAAGAAATTAGCGGTAGACTTGCTGAAATTATACGCCAAGCGATCGCAACAAGAAGGTTATGCCTACCCCCAAGATATGCCTTGGCAAGAGGAAATGGAAGATTCCTTTCCCTATCAACCCACAACTGACCAGCTAAAAGCCGTGCAGGATGTGAAAAGAGATATGGAAAGCGATCGCCCAATGGATCGTTTAGTCTGTGGTGATGTCGGCTTTGGTAAAACAGAAGTCGCCATCCGTGCTATTTTCAAAGCCGTCACTTCCGGTAAACAAGTCGCCTTACTTGCACCAACCACCATTCTTACCCAACAACACTATCACACCCTCAAAGAACGGTTCGCCCCCTACCCCGTGAACGTCGGCTTACTTAACCGTTTCCGCACCGCCGAAGAACGCCGTGATATTCAAAAGCGTTTAGCTACAGGGGAATTAGATATAGTTGTCGGGACACACCAAATTTTAGGCAAGGGTGTAAACTTCAAAGACTTAGGGCTGTTGGTAATCGACGAAGAACAAAGATTTGGGGTGAACCAAAAAGAGAAAATTAAAACCCTGAAAACCCAAATTGATGTTTTGACTCTCTCCGCTACTCCTATTCCCCGTACCTTATATATGTCTCTATCGGGGATTCGGGAAATGAGTTTAATTACTACTCCACCCCCTACCCGCAGACCAATTCAAACTCACCTTTCACCGATGAATCCCGAAAGCATACGGAGTGCTATTCGTCAAGAGTTAGACAGAGGTGGACAGGTATTTTATGTAGTTCCACGGGTGGAAGGAATTGAAGAAACAACCTCTAAACTGCGAGAAATGATCCCTGGGGGAAGATTTGCGATCGCTCACGGTCAAATGGACGAGAGCGAGTTAGAATCCACCATGCTCACCTTTAGTAATGGTGAAGCAGACATCTTAGTCTGTACCACAATTATTGAATCGGGTTTAGATATTCCTCGCGTCAACACTATCTTAATTGAAGACGCGCACAAGTTCGGTTTATCGCAACTATACCAATTACGCGGACGGGTAGGACGTGCAGGAATTCAAGCCCACGCTTGGTTATTTTATCCCAAACAACGGGCGTTATCTGATGCCGCACGGCAACGGTTACGGGCGATTCAGGAATTTACACAACTGGGTTCTGGCTATCAGTTAGCAATGCGCGACATGGAAATCAGAGGCGTGGGTAACTTACTCGGTGCAGAACAATCCGGTCAAATGGAAGCTATCGGTTTTGATTTATACATGGAAATGTTAGAAGAATCAATCCGAGAAATTCGCGGTCAAGAAATACCCAAAGTTGACGATACACAGATTGACCTCAACCTGACTGCATTTATCCCGGCTGATTATATTCCCGATATTGATCAAAAGATGAGTGCATATCGTGCAGTAGCCGCAGCAAAATCCAAAGAAGAGTTAACGCAGATTGCAGCAGAGTGGAGCGATCGCTATGGTAATTTACCAGTTCCCGCAAATCAACTATTGCGCGTTATGGAACTCAAACAACTAGCAAAACAATTAGGATTTAGCCGCATCAAACCAGAGAACAAACAGCACGTTGTTTTAGAAACCCCAATGGAAGAACCAGCTTGGAATTTATTAGCCGCGAACTTACCAGAACATCTCAAGACGCGTTTCGTTTACTCTCCTGGTAAGGTGACTGTACGTGGTTTAGCAGTGCTAAAAGCCGACCAACAATTGCAGAGTTTAATTGATGCTATGACCAAAATGCAAGGTGCGATCGTAGAAGCGGCTGTTGTTTAAACAGTCAGTTACTGAGGAATTTTTCTATGAATATTAAACTCTACTTGCAGATACAGGAGATAAATAATTATGGCTTCTATTACTATTGATATTCCCGATAATCAATTACAAAAGTTACAAGAAATAGCTAGTTTCCACGGTATTTCTTTTGAGGCTTTGTTAAGTGCCAGTATAGAAGAATGGTTAAGTGGACAAAAAAGCGATTTTATTAACGCAGCAAATTATGTGCTGAAAAAAATGCTGAACTATACCGACGTTTGTTGTGATGTGCTATTTTCATTAGTGAAAATATTGCATAGTCAAATTTTTGGACAGTCGGGAGGAAAATTAGGGATGTGTGATTTGCTTAGTTTAAAATTTCTTATAGCTCAACCTCGCATGCAATTCGGTAGAGAGGGTTTATCTCTAACATCACTAATAACATAAAACCTAGAATCAAAGCTAAATAGAAATCTTAATATAGCCTTTCTTATCCTATTAAAGTACAAATGACAATAATTAAACGCAGATGAACACAGATAAATGCGGATAAATTTGTACCTCAGCAGACTAGGAAACGCCATAAAATGTTAACATTTATTTGTCATCACAACTAAAAGCCACCTTTTTATAACAGATATAGTTGAGATATTTAATTATAGTGATATTAAATACATAAAATGAATATGAATTTATCAGAATTTGCTTTTAGAATTATTTTCATTTTTATTCCAGGGCTAATCACTTTTAATATCATAAGTAAACTGACGTTTCATAAAGAATTTAAGACATCTGATATTCTGCTGGGTTCATTAACATACGGGTTTGTTTGTTATTTAATTTATTATTTTATATTTATATTAATAAATAACAAACTCACTTTTTTGAACACTCAAACCTTTTATTTTGTGGAAAGTCTAACTAATTCTCAAGCAGAATTAAATTTTAACGAAATAGCTTTAGTAACTTTGCTAGCAGTCCCTGTAGGGCTTACTTCAGCATTCTTGATAAATCATAACCTTCTGTTTAAGCTAGCAAATAAACTAAAGATTTCTGATAAATTAGATGATATAAGTCTATGGAACAAAGTTTTCGATTCTCCCTTGAATCACTGGATTGTTATCAGAGATATTCAAAATGATCTAATGTATCGAGGGTGGGTTGATTCTTTCTCCGATGGTCTAGGTAAAAATGAAATATTGCTTAGAGATGTGGAAGTTTATAGAAACTCAGAACAAGGAATTCTATATTCCGTGCCAGGATTATATATCTCCTTTAATAAGGAGGAGAATCTGATGATTGAGTTTCAATCTTGGGAGTTTACTGAAAATATGCACAATAATATTATTGAAAATTCATTAACCCAGCAAAAGGAAAATCACCATTAATGAACAATGAACAAAGAGAGGAAAGAAGAGATGGTGCTAAAGGAAAAGCTAGACCAGTTCCTCCTAAGCCTCCAGCACCACCTCCTCAACCACCTAAAAAGACCAACTCCTAACTAGCTTCAAAGCCAGAAACCTGAAGTAATAAACTCACTGAAATAAGAATTGCACTTATTTCAGTGGAATTATAGCGATTGCTTTATATAGAAACTTCTCAGTTTTAGTAGTGATCAGGGGCTTGAAACAACCCGTCAATTTTGATCATAATTTTAGTGCGATCGCCTTCACCCAATTTCGCTTTCACACCAGCAGCCTCAATACTCAAATGTACTAAAATTGAGATGCCAACCTCTGTTCGAGCGTTTTCGTATGTCCTTGCAAGAACTAAAGGAACAAGCCTGTAAACTACCTTTGAGCGATCGCCTCGCTCTGATTAGTGCTGTCATCCAATCCCTGCAAGACGCACCTCAGATGGACAACTGGCAATACCTAGTTGCTCGTCCTCACACTTGGCGGAAACAACTTTACATTAAAGGACGTAAACTACTCGCCTCAACTGTTTGGCAAGACATGATGGTAAATCAGATGTCACCAGAGGAAGCAGCCGAAAATTGGGATTTACCCATATCTGCCATTTACGAAGCGATTAGTTACTGTGAAAGTCATCAAGCACTATTGAAATTAGAAGCTGATGAAGAACGCCATCGCCTAGAAGCAAAAGGAGTCTCTCTTGAGTCTACGAATGCTGCTTGACGAAGACTCTCAAGCAAAATATTTAGTCAATCTTCTTCAAGCCGCAGGTCATGATGTAGTCACGGTCAATTTAGTGGGTTTAATGAATCGTCCTGATTCAGTCGTACTAGACTATGCCAGACAAGATCAACGAGTGCTACTTACACGTAACTGTGATGACTTTCACGAGTTGCATCAAACTAACCCAATACATTCAGGGATTTTGGCTGTTTATCAAAATTCTGATGTTGCTAAAAATATGAGTTATCAGTTAATAGTCAAGGCAATAGCTAATTTAGAAGCGGCAGAATACAAACTAAATAATCAATTTGTGATTCTCAATCAATGGAATTATTAACTTTGGTGTGTTGCCCCTACGCTCTTAAAATAACCCTCAACTTTGATCATAATTTAGTGCGATCGCCTGCACCACAGTTGAGTGCAAACAGCTATGGTTGTTAGCATATTCTCAAAACCTAACTTAACGAATGTATGAAAATCAGAGCAATTATTCATCCAGCAGAAGAAGGTGGCT carries:
- the mfd gene encoding transcription-repair coupling factor, with amino-acid sequence MAFSSIVRALGRSPLTTELLSKLNRQQDLRLNGIPRLPKGLVASALAQNSNRNLLVVCATLEEAGRAYAQLEAMGWQTVHFYPTSEASPYEPFDPETEMTWGQMQVLADLGGGDWGVGTGDREEKSLSSTQSPLPNSGVQRSLAVVATVGALQPHLPPPAAFTPLCLTLKRGMEFDLDSFSEKITLLGYERVPLVETEGQWSRRGDIVDIFPVSSELPVRLEWFGDEIEQIREFDPATQRSALDKVAQITLTPTSFTPIILEALKDSAEFQVLSSELSSGSEIATQDTAQLPLPLTGIIEGSRRFLGLAYEKPASILDYLPEDTLIAIDEPEQCHAHSDRWVENAEEQWSLGTGEYELGSLQLPKIHRCFDDCLVDVTRFKTLYLSEIAEENGGINLASRPVPVTPHQFAKLADTLRQERDRNFSIWLLSAQPSRSVSLLQEHDCPAQFIPNPRDYQAIDKLQINHVPVALKYSGLAELEGFILPTYRLVIVTDREFFGQHSLATPSYIRKRRKAASKQVDPNKLRPGDYVVHKSHGIGKFVKLESLTINDETRDYIVVQYADGLLRVAADQVGSLSRFRSTGDKAPELHKMTGKAWENTKNRVRKAIKKLAVDLLKLYAKRSQQEGYAYPQDMPWQEEMEDSFPYQPTTDQLKAVQDVKRDMESDRPMDRLVCGDVGFGKTEVAIRAIFKAVTSGKQVALLAPTTILTQQHYHTLKERFAPYPVNVGLLNRFRTAEERRDIQKRLATGELDIVVGTHQILGKGVNFKDLGLLVIDEEQRFGVNQKEKIKTLKTQIDVLTLSATPIPRTLYMSLSGIREMSLITTPPPTRRPIQTHLSPMNPESIRSAIRQELDRGGQVFYVVPRVEGIEETTSKLREMIPGGRFAIAHGQMDESELESTMLTFSNGEADILVCTTIIESGLDIPRVNTILIEDAHKFGLSQLYQLRGRVGRAGIQAHAWLFYPKQRALSDAARQRLRAIQEFTQLGSGYQLAMRDMEIRGVGNLLGAEQSGQMEAIGFDLYMEMLEESIREIRGQEIPKVDDTQIDLNLTAFIPADYIPDIDQKMSAYRAVAAAKSKEELTQIAAEWSDRYGNLPVPANQLLRVMELKQLAKQLGFSRIKPENKQHVVLETPMEEPAWNLLAANLPEHLKTRFVYSPGKVTVRGLAVLKADQQLQSLIDAMTKMQGAIVEAAVV
- a CDS encoding DUF5615 family PIN-like protein, whose translation is MLLDEDSQAKYLVNLLQAAGHDVVTVNLVGLMNRPDSVVLDYARQDQRVLLTRNCDDFHELHQTNPIHSGILAVYQNSDVAKNMSYQLIVKAIANLEAAEYKLNNQFVILNQWNY
- a CDS encoding DUF6338 family protein, with product MNMNLSEFAFRIIFIFIPGLITFNIISKLTFHKEFKTSDILLGSLTYGFVCYLIYYFIFILINNKLTFLNTQTFYFVESLTNSQAELNFNEIALVTLLAVPVGLTSAFLINHNLLFKLANKLKISDKLDDISLWNKVFDSPLNHWIVIRDIQNDLMYRGWVDSFSDGLGKNEILLRDVEVYRNSEQGILYSVPGLYISFNKEENLMIEFQSWEFTENMHNNIIENSLTQQKENHH